One part of the Desulfonema ishimotonii genome encodes these proteins:
- a CDS encoding imm11 family protein — MKKYFKLIRQLTKNIRVMKAESLGKYDEYLYRHGKLISEWNKEEMKFSTIEDYAYEFTDILRNDVDYLLFSNRLKKTLEDSEIKGAQFLEVKVAPEIPDYCPYWFVNVFHISGAFNLDESDYKLWGTPPRVAAVTNVILNHGPIKDIDIFRLPEFLPSVYVSEKFKKIFESNEFSGIQFQKIQCTQT; from the coding sequence ATGAAAAAATACTTCAAATTGATAAGACAACTTACAAAGAATATTCGTGTCATGAAAGCAGAATCTCTTGGGAAATATGACGAATATCTTTACAGGCACGGAAAATTAATTTCTGAGTGGAATAAGGAAGAAATGAAATTTAGTACAATAGAAGATTATGCATATGAATTTACTGATATACTTCGCAATGATGTTGACTATTTACTATTTTCTAATCGTCTCAAGAAAACTCTTGAAGATTCGGAAATAAAAGGGGCTCAATTTCTCGAAGTCAAGGTCGCTCCTGAGATTCCAGACTACTGTCCTTATTGGTTTGTCAATGTATTTCATATTTCTGGTGCTTTTAATCTTGATGAATCCGACTATAAACTTTGGGGAACCCCACCTCGGGTAGCAGCAGTGACCAATGTAATACTGAATCATGGTCCTATCAAAGACATTGACATATTCCGTTTGCCTGAATTTTTGCCAAGTGTATATGTTTCTGAAAAGTTTAAAAAAATTTTTGAATCAAATGAATTTTCAGGAATTCAATTTCAAAAAATTCAATGTACTCAAACCTGA
- a CDS encoding ORF6N domain-containing protein gives MTHQAIEISGTEIPVIEYRNERVITFKNIDRVHQRPEGTASRNFKANRTRFVQKKHFYLIDNAKKDEFRLFGIDIPPRGLTLITERGYLLLVKSFTDDLAWEIQERLIDGYFRAKAYEQTRPEFSESSSGLSGELFDRSADRFEKALKTVTLMGISGRREALLTANRITRETTGVDLADIIRPELKKTTPLKTGILPCIPSVTESELIRFAELWHSEYGSRSVLTRQLCELTEGTDVNIPPGRCDTRFHKIKFGKMLSKLDGHQIGHYRITGAGKKRNLRLWRLKLADEK, from the coding sequence ATGACTCATCAGGCCATCGAAATTTCCGGCACAGAGATTCCCGTCATTGAATACAGGAATGAGCGGGTGATTACGTTCAAAAATATTGACCGGGTGCATCAGCGGCCCGAAGGGACAGCCAGCAGAAATTTTAAAGCGAATCGTACAAGATTTGTCCAGAAAAAGCACTTTTATCTTATTGATAATGCTAAAAAAGACGAATTTCGTCTTTTTGGAATCGACATCCCCCCGCGCGGGCTGACGCTCATCACCGAGCGCGGCTATCTGCTTCTGGTCAAATCCTTCACAGATGATCTTGCGTGGGAAATTCAGGAACGGCTCATTGACGGATATTTCCGCGCAAAAGCGTACGAACAAACCCGGCCCGAATTTTCGGAATCATCATCCGGCCTGAGCGGAGAGCTGTTTGACCGCAGCGCTGACCGGTTTGAAAAGGCACTGAAAACGGTGACGCTCATGGGGATCAGCGGCAGGCGGGAGGCCCTGCTCACAGCCAACCGCATCACCAGGGAGACCACCGGCGTTGATCTGGCTGACATCATCCGGCCGGAGCTGAAAAAAACCACCCCCCTGAAAACCGGAATCCTCCCGTGCATCCCGTCCGTCACCGAATCAGAACTGATCAGGTTTGCCGAGCTGTGGCATTCCGAATACGGCAGCCGCTCGGTGCTGACACGCCAGCTGTGCGAACTGACCGAAGGTACGGATGTTAATATTCCCCCGGGCCGCTGCGACACGCGCTTTCACAAAATAAAATTCGGCAAAATGCTTTCAAAACTTGACGGCCATCAGATCGGCCATTACCGCATCACCGGAGCGGGCAAAAAAAGAAATCTGAGGCTCTGGCGGCTTAAGCTGGCGGATGAGAAATAG
- a CDS encoding transposase, which translates to MEFIHKLYDHSKKRYIMGYNYVLMIVSSGDMIFPLSFVLWLPEGHPGYRSKNDIARDELIKLKSECDKKGFGLGETEFLSDSAYCVQKVIKAAQNAGLRIITKPANTHKFEFGNEKLTPKEIIGKITGLQWKYLCPRHCYQRVRVRHHVYGSVVLTIRRRRLKNGKIIYDALMCDKIFYNSVRIHKSYKKRWEIEMCFKYYKQYLLLGKSRFGKIASVRSALSCVAIAGLIVTLFRRRFFRKISFRHAVRLISRELFET; encoded by the coding sequence ATGGAATTCATACATAAATTGTATGATCATTCCAAGAAACGCTATATTATGGGATATAACTACGTTCTTATGATCGTTTCTTCGGGAGATATGATATTTCCCCTTTCCTTTGTGTTGTGGCTCCCGGAAGGGCATCCCGGCTATCGTTCCAAGAATGATATCGCCCGCGATGAACTCATAAAACTGAAAAGCGAATGTGACAAAAAAGGCTTCGGCCTCGGAGAAACGGAATTTCTTTCCGACAGCGCCTATTGTGTTCAGAAGGTGATAAAAGCCGCTCAGAACGCGGGGCTCCGTATCATTACCAAACCTGCGAACACGCATAAGTTCGAATTTGGGAACGAAAAGCTGACGCCGAAAGAGATCATCGGAAAAATCACAGGCCTGCAATGGAAATATCTCTGCCCCCGCCATTGCTATCAGAGGGTGCGGGTCCGGCATCATGTATACGGCTCCGTCGTACTGACAATCCGCCGCCGCAGACTGAAAAACGGGAAAATCATATATGACGCGCTTATGTGCGACAAAATTTTTTACAATTCGGTAAGAATTCATAAAAGTTACAAAAAACGATGGGAAATTGAAATGTGTTTCAAATATTATAAGCAATATCTGTTGCTTGGAAAATCCCGGTTCGGAAAGATCGCCTCAGTCCGGTCCGCTCTTTCGTGTGTGGCAATAGCGGGACTGATTGTGACTCTCTTTCGCCGCCGGTTTTTCCGAAAAATAAGTTTCCGTCATGCTGTCAGACTGATTTCACGAGAGCTTTTTGAAACATAA
- a CDS encoding RHS repeat domain-containing protein, producing the protein MICTTLELNQCSGLSADGSALPAPAHDEDGNMTGYDGATYTWNAENRLIAAETADKRITLLYDHMGRRVQKKVFSGTPGSWNAEPDETRVFMYDGWNLIRETVSGTASGETYYVWGLDLSQSMQGAGGIGGLLCAVSGGEVRRYAYDANGNVGQLVNEEGVIVARYEYDPFGNEIVAEGAGAQGNPFRFSTKYLDAETGLVYYGFRYYSAELGRWISRDPIGEKGGLNLYRVVGNNSVNTFDILGMWKATKESRGEKRRLYLRTDNNDTLDTLADLVGLDKGEKQKWVKIEDSWYSIDKKSNFCRVSVPNVWIVANLMHGGDLVDQIIGIGGKVGRSYSPKGVKIVKEHDIRQIANTINTHSGYILGFVMYAHGDEFGFIYNTANWLWGRADRIHTFDVLHAIDQNGFKISEAHPKQCYSIFSGTASLSVSWDIRTHGMYHDLQRLNLNPNVTYTYDNAGNIKTSTMTMTVDWAMEWQKRVVKPVDGYVGMNFLGFDTN; encoded by the coding sequence GTGATCTGCACAACACTCGAGCTGAACCAATGCTCAGGACTCTCGGCGGACGGCAGCGCCCTTCCGGCTCCGGCCCATGATGAAGACGGCAACATGACCGGCTATGACGGGGCCACGTATACGTGGAATGCCGAAAACCGGCTGATCGCCGCAGAGACAGCGGATAAGAGGATCACGCTCCTGTACGACCACATGGGCCGCCGGGTTCAGAAGAAGGTTTTTAGCGGAACGCCGGGCAGCTGGAACGCAGAACCGGATGAGACCCGCGTGTTTATGTATGACGGGTGGAACCTGATCCGGGAGACAGTCAGCGGGACTGCGAGCGGTGAGACGTATTATGTGTGGGGCCTCGATCTCAGCCAAAGCATGCAGGGTGCGGGCGGCATCGGCGGGCTGCTGTGCGCCGTGTCCGGGGGAGAGGTGCGCCGGTACGCATACGACGCCAACGGCAACGTGGGCCAGCTTGTGAACGAAGAGGGCGTGATTGTTGCGCGTTATGAGTATGATCCCTTCGGCAATGAGATTGTGGCTGAGGGAGCCGGAGCGCAGGGGAACCCGTTCCGGTTCTCAACCAAGTATCTTGATGCGGAGACAGGGCTGGTTTATTATGGGTTCAGGTACTACTCGGCGGAGCTGGGGAGGTGGATCAGCAGGGATCCTATTGGTGAAAAAGGCGGATTGAATCTGTATAGAGTCGTTGGGAATAATAGCGTTAATACTTTTGATATACTTGGTATGTGGAAGGCAACAAAGGAGTCTCGTGGCGAAAAAAGACGACTTTATCTTCGTACAGATAACAATGATACATTGGACACTTTGGCTGATTTAGTAGGCCTTGACAAGGGTGAAAAACAGAAATGGGTAAAAATAGAAGACTCTTGGTATAGTATTGATAAAAAAAGCAATTTTTGCAGAGTTTCTGTGCCAAATGTATGGATTGTAGCTAATCTTATGCATGGCGGTGATCTTGTCGATCAGATAATAGGTATTGGAGGAAAAGTCGGTCGTAGTTACAGCCCCAAAGGGGTAAAAATAGTCAAAGAACACGATATCAGACAGATAGCGAATACCATAAATACCCATAGCGGATATATTTTAGGTTTTGTTATGTATGCTCATGGTGATGAATTTGGATTTATTTATAATACAGCTAATTGGCTATGGGGGAGAGCAGATAGAATTCATACTTTTGATGTTTTACATGCAATTGACCAAAATGGTTTTAAAATTTCAGAGGCACACCCAAAACAATGCTATAGTATTTTTTCTGGTACGGCGTCACTTAGCGTATCATGGGATATAAGAACTCATGGAATGTATCACGATTTACAACGATTAAATTTAAATCCAAATGTAACTTATACTTATGATAATGCGGGGAATATAAAAACATCTACTATGACCATGACAGTTGATTGGGCTATGGAATGGCAAAAGAGGGTGGTAAAACCCGTTGATGGCTATGTTGGTATGAATTTTTTAGGATTCGATACAAATTAG
- a CDS encoding transposase — MLSTVSLPGSDGRFFCFCRPHICRAEGLFRFPVSPFICGRAVKEKIFSRRTKPGREIPVILFSGALRFANAPYLLMAVHITSGNTDGRKPVRQLVKHLKGKLFGDKGYISKKLAEDLAEQGLQLITTLKKNMKKRDISLLDRILLRKRAVIETANDLLKNFFQIEHSRHRSASGFVANLFSALVAYSFYPKKPEMRGINLQKALMPV; from the coding sequence GTGCTGTCAACCGTTTCTTTGCCCGGCTCCGATGGCCGGTTTTTTTGTTTTTGCAGACCGCATATTTGCAGGGCGGAAGGGTTGTTCCGATTCCCGGTTAGCCCGTTCATCTGCGGCAGGGCAGTTAAAGAAAAAATTTTCAGCCGCCGTACAAAGCCGGGACGGGAAATCCCCGTAATCCTTTTTTCCGGTGCGTTACGCTTCGCTAACGCACCCTACTTGCTGATGGCCGTTCACATAACATCCGGTAATACGGACGGCCGCAAACCCGTTCGGCAACTGGTGAAACATCTGAAAGGGAAGCTGTTCGGAGATAAGGGATATATCAGCAAAAAACTTGCCGAAGACCTTGCGGAACAGGGCCTGCAACTTATAACAACTCTGAAAAAGAATATGAAAAAGAGGGATATTTCCCTTTTAGACCGTATCCTTCTCCGCAAAAGGGCAGTGATTGAAACTGCCAATGATCTGCTGAAAAATTTTTTTCAGATTGAACATTCCCGTCACCGTTCTGCTTCCGGATTCGTGGCAAATTTATTCAGTGCCCTGGTTGCATACAGTTTTTATCCCAAAAAACCTGAAATGAGAGGAATAAATCTTCAGAAGGCACTGATGCCGGTTTGA
- a CDS encoding ORF6N domain-containing protein, producing the protein MNHQAIEISGTEIPVIEYRNERVITFKNIDRVHQRPEGTARKRFADNRKRFIDKKHYYLIDNTQKSVFRTFGIDIPPRGLTLITERGYLLLVKSFTDDLAWEIQERLIDGYFRAKAYEQTRSEFSESSSGLSGELFDRSVDRFEKALKAVTLMGISGRQEALLTANRITRETTGVDLADIIRPELKKSAPLRTGNLPRIPSVTESELIRFAELWHSEYGSRSVLTRQLCELTEGTDIQIPPGRCETRFQKIKFGKMLSKLDGYQVGHYRITGAGKKRNLRLWRLKLADEK; encoded by the coding sequence ATGAATCATCAGGCCATAGAAATTTCCGGCACAGAGATTCCCGTCATCGAATACAGGAATGAGCGGGTGATTACCTTCAAAAATATTGACCGGGTGCATCAGCGGCCCGAAGGGACGGCAAGAAAAAGATTTGCGGATAACCGCAAACGGTTTATTGACAAAAAACACTATTATCTTATTGATAACACTCAAAAGTCCGTTTTTCGGACATTTGGAATCGACATCCCCCCGCGCGGGCTGACGCTCATCACCGAGCGCGGCTATCTGCTTCTGGTCAAATCCTTCACGGATGATCTTGCGTGGGAAATTCAGGAACGGCTCATTGACGGATATTTCCGTGCAAAAGCATACGAACAAACCCGGTCCGAATTTTCGGAATCGTCATCCGGCCTGAGCGGAGAGCTGTTTGACCGCAGTGTGGACCGGTTTGAAAAGGCACTGAAAGCGGTGACGCTCATGGGAATCAGCGGCAGACAGGAAGCCCTGCTCACAGCCAACCGCATCACCAGGGAGACCACCGGCGTTGATCTGGCTGACATCATCCGGCCGGAGCTGAAGAAAAGCGCCCCGCTGAGAACCGGGAACCTCCCGCGCATCCCGTCCGTCACCGAATCCGAACTGATCAGATTTGCCGAGCTGTGGCATTCCGAATACGGCAGCCGCTCTGTGCTGACACGCCAGCTGTGCGAACTGACCGAAGGTACGGATATTCAGATTCCCCCGGGCCGCTGTGAAACGCGCTTTCAAAAGATAAAATTCGGCAAAATGCTCTCAAAATTGGACGGATATCAGGTCGGCCATTACCGCATCACCGGAGCAGGCAAAAAAAGAAATCTGAGGCTCTGGCGGCTTAAACTGGCGGATGAAAAATAG
- a CDS encoding RHS repeat-associated core domain-containing protein yields the protein MGTKKRAVPRNSWNGPSVVSRYDGLGRRESVENSGAAFAQTRHNIYAYNDRNELTGSERKAGSVGAPTAVVDAEGRLYEYDPIGNRINSAGGTDPQVTYARNAVNQYTALTGGVNASPVYDDDGNMTGYDGNTYTWNAENRLIAAETADKRITFLYDYMGRRVRKQVYSGTPGSWNAVPDETRVFVYDGWNLIRETVSGTASSETYYVWGLDLSQGMQGAGGIGGLVCGVSGGEVRRYAYDANGNVGQLVNESGVIVARYEYDPFGNEVRAEGTGAQGNPFRFSTKYYDAETGLYYYGFRYYHSELGRWISRDPLKESGGWNLYFFVGNNPLINIDLFGLFKNSSQYVEPVIEKVYQHGNNVLYRITSGAYITHILTKIPAGVAIAAGSAGSCYIGYMITSWAIEDTWLDGGLGAAAYDLQETVRKWIANRQNHTPDVPQADNPLIANEAETDLENHEEITLQIHHYATNKNQQYTPEFERIICKYGLELDESWNKRLLPHKGRHAERYHDWMLEQFREADSIAAGDKDLFIQYLNGGAFETVQNHPEMLTKEYWDRH from the coding sequence GTGGGCACAAAAAAACGTGCCGTCCCGCGAAACTCGTGGAATGGTCCGAGCGTCGTGTCGCGGTATGACGGACTCGGACGCCGGGAATCCGTTGAGAACAGCGGAGCCGCGTTCGCACAGACCCGCCACAATATCTATGCCTACAACGACCGGAACGAGCTGACCGGCTCGGAACGGAAAGCGGGAAGTGTCGGTGCGCCCACTGCGGTGGTGGATGCCGAGGGCAGGCTGTACGAGTATGATCCCATCGGCAACCGGATTAATTCCGCCGGGGGGACCGACCCGCAGGTGACATACGCCCGGAATGCGGTGAATCAGTACACCGCCCTGACCGGCGGCGTGAACGCTTCCCCGGTCTATGACGATGACGGCAACATGACCGGCTATGACGGGAACACATATACGTGGAATGCCGAAAACCGGCTGATCGCCGCTGAGACAGCGGATAAGAGAATCACGTTCCTGTACGATTACATGGGCCGCCGGGTGCGGAAGCAGGTTTACAGCGGAACGCCGGGCAGTTGGAACGCAGTGCCGGATGAGACCCGCGTGTTTGTCTATGACGGGTGGAACCTGATCCGGGAGACAGTCAGCGGGACCGCGAGCAGTGAGACGTATTATGTGTGGGGCCTGGATCTGAGCCAGGGCATGCAGGGTGCGGGCGGCATCGGCGGGCTGGTGTGCGGCGTGTCCGGGGGAGAGGTGCGCCGGTACGCATACGACGCCAACGGCAACGTGGGCCAGCTTGTGAACGAAAGCGGCGTGATTGTTGCGCGTTATGAATACGATCCCTTCGGCAATGAGGTCAGGGCAGAGGGAACCGGGGCGCAGGGGAACCCGTTCCGGTTTTCTACCAAGTATTATGATGCGGAAACAGGGCTGTATTACTACGGGTTCAGGTATTATCACAGCGAGTTGGGACGGTGGATCAGTCGGGATCCTCTAAAGGAGTCAGGCGGATGGAATTTATATTTTTTCGTGGGAAATAATCCCTTAATTAATATTGATCTTTTTGGGTTATTTAAAAATTCTTCTCAATACGTTGAGCCGGTTATTGAAAAAGTATATCAACATGGAAATAATGTATTATACAGAATAACATCTGGTGCTTATATTACTCATATCTTGACTAAGATACCTGCCGGAGTAGCAATTGCTGCCGGTAGCGCAGGGAGTTGTTATATAGGTTATATGATAACGTCTTGGGCTATTGAAGATACTTGGCTTGATGGAGGACTAGGCGCAGCGGCTTACGACTTGCAGGAAACCGTGCGTAAGTGGATAGCTAATAGGCAAAATCATACGCCTGATGTCCCGCAGGCAGACAATCCTTTGATAGCAAATGAAGCAGAAACAGATTTAGAAAATCATGAGGAAATAACCCTGCAAATCCATCATTATGCCACTAATAAGAATCAGCAATATACTCCTGAATTTGAAAGGATTATTTGCAAATATGGCCTTGAATTGGATGAATCATGGAACAAAAGATTGTTACCTCACAAAGGCAGACATGCAGAGAGGTATCATGACTGGATGTTAGAACAATTTAGAGAGGCTGATTCGATAGCAGCTGGAGATAAAGATTTATTTATACAATATCTCAATGGGGGAGCATTCGAAACGGTTCAGAATCATCCAGAAATGTTAACCAAAGAATATTGGGACCGACATTGA
- a CDS encoding Rpn family recombination-promoting nuclease/putative transposase — translation MKREQIMGGTDRKSEKTVNNPHDIAFKTAFRRKDLAISFFRHYLPEEIVRDTDFGTLELINGSYVDEAFAESHSDIVYRVRLRGKDVFLYILFEHQSTPDRMMAFRLLCYMVNLWRDYIAQHPKTKHLPAILPLVLYHGKQRWNAPLSFREMVTGGGDFREYVPDFIYRLYDLGRHGNDLLRSGNAALNVTLHLFRHIFDAESGTVFGQTADMVIEIEDAGLFAETLRWAVTYFLNARNEDAGELIKIISREAGRVGDERIRREAMTAAEQLRKQGEVLGASGIILKQARKRFGKLSPVLEQKLRKSDLDMLDKFGEAIFDFRDLKDAEKWWEEQENGGNA, via the coding sequence ATGAAAAGGGAACAGATCATGGGCGGAACGGACAGGAAATCTGAAAAAACGGTGAACAATCCCCACGACATTGCGTTCAAAACGGCATTCCGGCGGAAGGATCTGGCGATCTCATTTTTCCGGCATTATCTTCCGGAGGAGATCGTCCGGGATACTGACTTCGGGACATTGGAACTCATCAACGGGAGCTATGTGGATGAGGCGTTTGCGGAAAGCCACTCGGACATCGTCTACCGGGTACGGCTGAGGGGAAAGGATGTATTCCTTTACATTCTTTTTGAGCATCAGAGCACACCGGACCGGATGATGGCCTTCCGGCTGCTTTGCTATATGGTGAATCTGTGGCGGGATTACATCGCACAGCATCCGAAAACAAAACACCTGCCGGCAATCCTGCCATTGGTGCTGTATCACGGAAAACAGCGATGGAATGCGCCGCTCTCCTTCCGGGAGATGGTCACAGGCGGCGGGGATTTCAGGGAGTATGTCCCGGATTTCATCTACAGGCTTTATGATCTGGGCAGACACGGCAATGATCTGCTCCGATCCGGCAATGCGGCCCTGAATGTGACGCTGCATCTGTTCCGGCATATCTTTGACGCGGAGTCCGGGACTGTGTTCGGGCAGACAGCGGACATGGTCATTGAAATAGAGGATGCCGGGCTGTTCGCAGAGACACTGCGGTGGGCCGTGACCTATTTTCTGAATGCCCGGAACGAGGACGCCGGGGAACTCATAAAAATCATCAGCCGGGAGGCCGGAAGGGTCGGCGATGAGAGAATCAGGAGGGAAGCCATGACAGCTGCGGAACAGCTCAGAAAACAGGGGGAAGTACTCGGAGCAAGCGGGATAATACTGAAGCAGGCAAGAAAACGTTTCGGGAAACTTTCACCGGTTCTGGAGCAGAAGCTGAGAAAGTCGGACCTGGATATGCTTGATAAATTCGGCGAGGCGATTTTTGATTTCAGAGACCTGAAAGACGCGGAAAAATGGTGGGAGGAGCAGGAAAACGGAGGAAATGCGTGA